CCCACCCACTCGCGGGTGCCCACGTGTGAGACGGCCTGCTCGCGCTCCCGCGCGGCGAAGGCGTCCTCGATGCGTCCCAGGGCGTGGTCCACCGAGGCCACGTCGTACCCTCGGCGCACGAGCGGGAAGGCGGCACCGCGCACGTCCGCGGCCGTGATCGCATCGTCGGAGCCTTCGAACGCGCGGCGGGCGCGCTGGAGGAAGTCGTCCACCGCCTGCTTCTCGTAGCCCTTGGTGCGCCCCGAGGTCTGGGGGAAGGTGGCGGCCGCCGCCGCGGTGTCAGAGGTCGTCATGCTGCCTGGAGGGGTGAGAGGAGGATGTACAGGGCGAGCGCGGCCGTCGCCGACGGAAGGATCGAATCGAGCCGGTCGAGGACGCCGCCGTGGCCCGGGAGCCACGAGCTCATGTCCTTGATTCCGAGATCGCGCTTGATCATCGATTCTCCCAGGTCGCCGATCGTCGCCGTGCCCAGCACGACGAGGCCGAAGACCACACCCGCCCACCAGGGGAGTCCGAGGAGGAGGGTCGCCAGCAGCACGCCGGCGATCATGGCCGCCGCCCCCGCCCCAGCGAAGCCCTCCCACGTCTTGTTCGGGCTGATCCGGGGCGCCATCTTGTGGCGGCCGAGGGTGATGCCGGTGATGTAGGCGCCGGTGTCGGCGGCCACCGCGATGACGATGAACGAGAGCACCCACCACTGCCCGCCGTCCTGCTCGAGCAGGACGACGCAGGTGGCGCCCATGAACGCCACGTACAGCTGAATGAAACCGGCGATCACGACGTCTCCGAGCACGTCGCCGTAGGTGCGGGCGTCCTTCGCCATCATCTGGGCGAACATGCGCCAGACGAGCACGAACGCGATGGCGACGAAGAGCGCCACCCACAGCATCCGGATGTCGAGGAAGTAGGCTCCCGTGACCAGCCCCGCGGTGGCGAGGAGCTGCGGCACCAGGTCGACCCGGTGTCCGGCCCCGACCAGCGCGCGAGAGAACTCGAACACGCCCAGCAGCACGGCCGCCAGCGCGAACAGCGCGAACAGGTCCTTCACGAACAGCAGCGTGCCGAGCACGACCGCGCCGATCCCGAGGCCGATCAGCACCGCCACGATCAGGTCGCGGCCCGTGCGCTCCTTGATGCGCTCGTTCGCCTCTTCGAACTCCGCGCGCGCCTGCGCAACATGGTGCTCGAACTCCGCGCGGGCCGAGCGCACCTGCGCCGGGAACGCCGCACCGGACTCTTCCGGCCCGGCATGGCCGTCCGCGCCCGCCGGGGGCGCGGTCTGCGGTTCGGCGGCCCGATCGTCGGGCGCTGCCCCGGACGCGTCGGACATCACCAGGGCCTCAGACCTCGAGCAGTTCTGCTTCTTTGCGCTTGAGCGCCTCGTCGATGGCGTCGACGTGCGCACGCGTGAGAGCGTCGAGCTCCTTCTCGGCTCGGACCAGCTCGTCCTCGCCGACCTCGCCCTTGAGCGCGTCCAGCTCGTCCTTGGACTTGCGCCGCAGGCCGCGGATGTGGACCTTGGCGTCCTCGCCCTTGCTGCGGACCAGCTTGACGAACTCCTTGCGGCGCTCCTCGGTGAGCTCGGGCATCGTGATGCGGACGATGCTGCCGTCGTTCGTGGGATTCGCGCCCAGGTTCGGCATGTCGCGGATCGCCTGCTCGATGGCCTTGAGCGCCGACTTGTCGTAGGGCGTGACGATGAGCGAGCGCGCCTCGGGCGCGTTCAGCGACGCGAGCTGGTCGAGCGGCGTGGGCGAGCCGTAGTAGTCGACGAGCACCTTCTGGAACAGCTGCGGGTTCGCCCGTCCGGTGCGCACCGTCGCGAAGTCATCCTTCGCGCCTTCCACGGCGCGGTCCATGCGCGTTCCGGCTTCGGCCAAGACGTCCGCGATCACTGTGTCTCCTTCGCGTTGATGGGCCTGTTCAGTCTACTCAGCCGCGCCGCGTCACGCCGTGACCAGCGTGCCGATGGCGTCGCCGAGGAGTGCCTTGGTGATGTTCCCCGCCGGCTCCATGCCGAACACGCGCATGTCCATGCGGTTGTCCATGCACAGGCTGAACGCCGTCGAGTCGACGACCTTCAGTCCGCGCTGGAGGGCGTCGTTGTACGTAAGCCGGTCGATGCGCGTGGCCGAGGCGTCCTTCTTCGGGTCGGCGGTGTAGACGCCGTCGACGCCGTTCTTGGCCACGAGGACCTCGTCGGCGCCGATCTCGAGGGCGCGCTGGGCGGCGACGGTGTCGGTGGAGAAGTACGGCAGCCCCGCACCGGCGCCGAAGATCACGACACGTCCCTTCTCCATGTGGCGCTCGGCGCGACGCGGGATGTACGGCTCGGCGACCTGCGTCATCTCGATCGCCGACTGCACACGCGTGGCTGCGCCGGCCTGCTCGAGGAAGTCCTGCAGCGCGAGCGCGTTCATCACCGTGCCGAGCATGCCCATGTAGTCGGCGCGCCCGCGGTCCATCCCGCGCTGGCTGAGCTCGGCGCCGCGGAAGAAGTTGCCTCCGCCGACCACCACCGAGACCTCGACCTCGTCCACCGCGGCGGCGATCTCGCGCGCGATCTGACTCACCACGTCGGGGTTGACGCCGAGCCGGCCCCCGCCGAACGCCTCACCCGAAAGCTTCAGAAGGACGCGACGGCGCCCGGTCGATTCACTGCTCACGGTATTCCTCTCGTCGTGACGAATGTATCCAAAAGGGCATGAGAAAGGCCCGCATCTCGACGATGCGGGCCTTTCGAGCGTGTTACGCGCCGACCTTGAAGCGAGCGAAGCCGGTGAGCGTGAGCCCGGCGTCCTTCGCGATCTTGGCGACGGACTGCTTGTTGTCCTTCGCGTAGTCCTGGTCGAGCAGCGAGACCTGCTTGAAGAACGCGTTGACGCGGCCCTCGACGATCTTCGGCAGAGCAGCCTCGGGCTTGCCCTCGGCACGCGAGATCTCGGTGACGATCTCGCGCTCCTTCTCGACATCGGCCTCGGGGACCTCGTCGCGGTTCAGGTACGACGGGTTGGCGAACGAGATGTGCTGCGCGATGCTGCGGGCCGTCTCGGCGTCCTCACCCGAGTAGGCGAGCACGACGCCGACCTGCGGGGGCAGGTCCTTGCTGGTCTTGTGCAGGTACACCTCGAAGCTGTCGCCCGACAGGGTGCGCACGCGACGGAGCTCGACCTTCTCGCCGATGATGGCGGCCTCGTCCTGGATGAGCTGCTCGACGGTCTTGCCGTCGGCGTCGGCGGCGAGGGCCGCCTCGACCGAGTCGGCCGATGCGGCGGCGGCGGCGTCGGCGACCTTGTCGGCCAGTGCGATGAAACGGTCGTTCTTCGCGACGAAGTCGGTCTCGCAGGCGAGCTCGACCAGGGTGACCTGACCCTCGCCCTCGCGAGCGGCGACGAGGCCCTCGCTGGTCGAGCGGTCGGCGCGCTTGGCGTTGCCCTTCGCACCCTTCAGGCGGAGGATCTCGACGGCCTTCTCGACGTCGCCGTCAGCCTCCTCGAGCGCCTTCTTGGTGTCGACCATGCCCGTGCCGAGCTGCTCGCGCAGCGCCTTGATGTCCGCGATCGTGAAGTTTGCCATGGGTGGCGGCTCCTTTTTGTTCTGCGTTGTCGTGAATGTCCCGGCGGGGGCGCGCCGGTGCGCGCGCCCCGCCGCGACGGAAGCGGTTCGGGACCGTCGGCTACTTCGAGGCGGCCTCGGCGCCGGCGGCGTCGTCGGCCGACTCGGTCGCGGCCTGACCCTCGGCGGCCTGCTCCTCGGCGACGATCTCGTCCGCCTCGGCCCTCGCCCCGGCCTCGTCGGCGACCTTCGCGGTCTCGGCCGACGACTGCTCCGGAGCGGCCTGCTCGAGGAGCTCGCGCTCCCACTCGGCGAGCGGCTCGGCGGCCTCGGCCTCGTCGGCGGGCTGGTGACGCTGGATGAGGCCCTCGGCCGCGGCGTCGGCGATGATGCGGGTCAGCAGCGAGACCGAGCGGATCGCGTCGTCGTTGCCGGGGATCGGGTACTGGAACTCGTCCGGGTCGGCGTTGGTGTCGAGGATGCCGATGACCGGGATGCCGAGCTTCTTGGCCTCGTCGATGGCGAGGTGCTCGCGCTTGGCGTCGACGACCCAGATGGCCGACGGCGTCTTCGACATGTTGCGGATGCCGCCGAGCGACTTGTGCAGCTTGTCGAGCTCGCGCTTCTTGATCAGAAGCTCCTTCTTGGTGAGGCCGCTCGACGCCGGGTCGTCGTAGTCGAGCTCCTCGAGCTCCTTCATGCGGGCGAGGCGCTTGCTCACCGTGGCGAAGTTGGTGAGGAGGCCGCCGAGCCAGCGCTCGTTGACGTAGGGCTGGCCGACACGCGTGGCCTGCTCGGCGATGATCTCCTGAGCCTGCTTCTTCGTGCCGACGAAGAGGACGGTGCCGCCGTGGGCGACCGTCTCCTTGACGTACTCGTACGCCTTGTCGATGTACGACAGCGACTGCTGCAGGTCGATGATGTGGATGCCGCTGCGCTCCGTGAGGATGAAGCGCTTGACCTTCGGGTTCCACCGGCGGGTCTGGTGTCCGAAGTGAACGCCGCTGTCGAGCAGCTGGCGGATGGTGACGACGGCCATGGCCGTTCTCCTGTTCTGGCGCGTGCGCGCCTGCTTGCGGTTGTGTTCGTATCGCACCTGTGTGCGACGTGCCTGGTGCCCGGCACACGCCCGCCCCGAGATGTCTCGGGGACCGGTGGGAGTGGATGCCGCGCGGCGCGATCCTCGCGGACGGCGCTCGCGCTCTGGGCACGCGTAGTCATCCCGACGAGCGGGATGCGACCTCCAGTGTACCAGTCGGCGCCTCCTCCCCCGTAGCCGGGTGCGCGCAGACGATCCACCGATGCTCCCCGCCGGGCGCGAGCACGCGCGGCGGGCTCGAGGATCGCCGCATGAACGACTCACGCACTCCGGCGCACGCGGTCCGGCGCTCCGTCGCCGCCCTGGTGCTCGCGCTGCTGCTCGGCCTCCTCGTCCCCGCTGCCGCCGCCCATCCGGCCACGCCCGCGCTGCCCGGTGACGTCGTGTCCGAGGCGATCGCGGGCGGGTGGACCTGGCCGGTCGGCGCGTTCCGCCTCGAGCGCGCGTACTCGGCGCCCGCGCACCCCTACGGCAGCGGTCACCGCGGCGTCGATGTGCGGCCCGTCGGCATCCAGCGGGTCCTCTCCCCGGCCGACGGCGTCGTCGCGTTCTCGGGGCTCGTGGCCGATCGCCCCGTCGTCACGATCGACCACGGCGCGGGCCTGGTCACGACCCTCGAGCCGGTTGCGTGCGACCTCCGGCCCGGCGCGGTCGTCCGCCGCGGCGAGGTCCTCGGCTCCCTCGCGACAGGCGGCCACGCCGAGCCCGGAACGCTCCACATCGGGGTGCGCCTGCACGGCGACTACCTGAACCCGATGGCGCTGCTGGGCGGTGTGCCGCGGGCGGTGCTGCTCCCCTGCTGCTGACGCCGCGTCACGCCCGCGGGTGGGCGAGCCGGTAGGCCGCCGCGAGCCGCTCGCTGGAGACGTGCGTGTAGATCTGGGTCGTGCCCAGGCTGGCATGGCCCAGCAGCTCCTGCACGGAGCGCAGGTCGGCCCCGCCGTCCAGCAGATGGGTGGCCGCGGAGTGACGCAGCGCGTGCGGGCCGGCCGCTCCCCCGACGATCGGACCGAGCACGCGCGAGACCACGTCGTACACCGCGCGCGGGCCGAGCCGGCCGCCGCGCGCCCCCAGGAACAGCGCGCGGGCCGCGCCGCGGTTCTCCGCCCGCTCCAGGAGCGCCGGCCGTCCGCGCACGAGGTAGGCGTCGATCGCCGCGAGCGCGGGCGCGCCGAAGGGGACCACGCGCTCCTTGGATCCCTTGCCCATCACGCGGACGGTGCGACGCGACCGGTCGAGATCGTCCACGTCGAGTCCGCAGAGTTCGCTGACGCGGATGCCGGCGGCGTAGAGCAGCTCGAGCGCGGCGTGATCGCGCAGCGCGGTCGGATCGCCGTCCTGGGCCCGCTCGGCCAGGGCGTCGAGCAGCTGTGCGACCTGGTCGGCGGGAGCGACCTTCGGCAGAGACCGGCTCCGCTTCGGCGCGACGAGGCGCAGGCTCGGGTCGGCGTCGATGCGCGCGGTGTCCGTCGCCCAGGCGAAGAACCCGCGGGCGGATGCGGTGCGACGTGCGAGCGTGGAGCGCGCGTCTCCGCGCTGCGTGGCGACCCAGAGCCATTCGCGCAGGTCCTCGAGCGCGACCCGGTCCACGTCCGGATCTCCCGTCACCCGTGCGAGATCCGCCAGATCCGACCGGTACGCGCGCACCGTCGCCGGCGACAGCCGCCGCACCTGGGTCAGGTGGGCGGCGTAGTCCTCGGCAGCGGTCGAGAGGCGCATGCCCTCAGCATGCCGCTCGGGGAGGGCGCACTCGGATCGACGCTCCGCGCTTCACCGCACACGGCCTCGTGCCATCGCGAGGCGGCCGCCGTCAATTCTGGTAGAACGGCGGCGTGCACGTGGGCGCTCCCTCAGGGAACGGGGTGTTGGTCGAGCATGGCGGGAACGACGGCGCGTACAGGTCCGGGATGTAGATCGGCGCATGGTCGGTGTCTGCACACGTGTGCCCCCACGGGACGGTGACGTCGGCGTACACGTCGTCGTTCGCGCTGTTGTCGGAGTTCGCGAAGATGAGGACGTCCACGGACTCGCCCGGGTCGATGGGCGTGCAGTAGTCCGGGTAGATCCCCTGCACATTGAACGGGATCGTGGGGTTCCCGTTGCCGTCCCGCACGTTGGTCACCGTGATGCTCGGCTTGAGCACGATGGGCTTGTTGGTGGTGTTCGTCACCTGGAGCGGCAGCGCGAACGCCTTCTCGAAGTCGCCGGCGAAGATGCCCTGGGCGATCTCGGGAGGGCACCTGCTCAGGCTCGAGCCGGGGAGCTTGCAGGCGACGCCCACGAGCACAGAGGGGGGCGGACCGGATGCCGCGACCGCGGCGACCGGGGCGGCGACGGCGATCGCGGGCACCGCCCACGCCATCGCCGAGGTGACGGTGCGGCGCGACACGCCGCGCTTGTCGGGGGGGGAGCTCGATTCGGACATGACGAACACCTCCGCGCGGAGCGGTGCTCTCGGCTGAATGCGTCGATCCGCCGCT
This region of Microbacterium thalassium genomic DNA includes:
- a CDS encoding DivIVA domain-containing protein — protein: MTTSDTAAAAATFPQTSGRTKGYEKQAVDDFLQRARRAFEGSDDAITAADVRGAAFPLVRRGYDVASVDHALGRIEDAFAAREREQAVSHVGTREWVGRTKESAQEILNRLTRPAGHRFDRVGALHYGYRIDEVDLVAEKIARYLERGDAVTVEQVRSVAFRMQRGGYRELQVDAVLDAVVEVMLAIR
- a CDS encoding phosphatidate cytidylyltransferase; this translates as MSDASGAAPDDRAAEPQTAPPAGADGHAGPEESGAAFPAQVRSARAEFEHHVAQARAEFEEANERIKERTGRDLIVAVLIGLGIGAVVLGTLLFVKDLFALFALAAVLLGVFEFSRALVGAGHRVDLVPQLLATAGLVTGAYFLDIRMLWVALFVAIAFVLVWRMFAQMMAKDARTYGDVLGDVVIAGFIQLYVAFMGATCVVLLEQDGGQWWVLSFIVIAVAADTGAYITGITLGRHKMAPRISPNKTWEGFAGAGAAAMIAGVLLATLLLGLPWWAGVVFGLVVLGTATIGDLGESMIKRDLGIKDMSSWLPGHGGVLDRLDSILPSATAALALYILLSPLQAA
- the frr gene encoding ribosome recycling factor; its protein translation is MIADVLAEAGTRMDRAVEGAKDDFATVRTGRANPQLFQKVLVDYYGSPTPLDQLASLNAPEARSLIVTPYDKSALKAIEQAIRDMPNLGANPTNDGSIVRITMPELTEERRKEFVKLVRSKGEDAKVHIRGLRRKSKDELDALKGEVGEDELVRAEKELDALTRAHVDAIDEALKRKEAELLEV
- the pyrH gene encoding UMP kinase, with the protein product MSSESTGRRRVLLKLSGEAFGGGRLGVNPDVVSQIAREIAAAVDEVEVSVVVGGGNFFRGAELSQRGMDRGRADYMGMLGTVMNALALQDFLEQAGAATRVQSAIEMTQVAEPYIPRRAERHMEKGRVVIFGAGAGLPYFSTDTVAAQRALEIGADEVLVAKNGVDGVYTADPKKDASATRIDRLTYNDALQRGLKVVDSTAFSLCMDNRMDMRVFGMEPAGNITKALLGDAIGTLVTA
- the tsf gene encoding translation elongation factor Ts, which translates into the protein MANFTIADIKALREQLGTGMVDTKKALEEADGDVEKAVEILRLKGAKGNAKRADRSTSEGLVAAREGEGQVTLVELACETDFVAKNDRFIALADKVADAAAAASADSVEAALAADADGKTVEQLIQDEAAIIGEKVELRRVRTLSGDSFEVYLHKTSKDLPPQVGVVLAYSGEDAETARSIAQHISFANPSYLNRDEVPEADVEKEREIVTEISRAEGKPEAALPKIVEGRVNAFFKQVSLLDQDYAKDNKQSVAKIAKDAGLTLTGFARFKVGA
- the rpsB gene encoding 30S ribosomal protein S2, yielding MAVVTIRQLLDSGVHFGHQTRRWNPKVKRFILTERSGIHIIDLQQSLSYIDKAYEYVKETVAHGGTVLFVGTKKQAQEIIAEQATRVGQPYVNERWLGGLLTNFATVSKRLARMKELEELDYDDPASSGLTKKELLIKKRELDKLHKSLGGIRNMSKTPSAIWVVDAKREHLAIDEAKKLGIPVIGILDTNADPDEFQYPIPGNDDAIRSVSLLTRIIADAAAEGLIQRHQPADEAEAAEPLAEWERELLEQAAPEQSSAETAKVADEAGARAEADEIVAEEQAAEGQAATESADDAAGAEAASK
- a CDS encoding murein hydrolase activator EnvC family protein; amino-acid sequence: MNDSRTPAHAVRRSVAALVLALLLGLLVPAAAAHPATPALPGDVVSEAIAGGWTWPVGAFRLERAYSAPAHPYGSGHRGVDVRPVGIQRVLSPADGVVAFSGLVADRPVVTIDHGAGLVTTLEPVACDLRPGAVVRRGEVLGSLATGGHAEPGTLHIGVRLHGDYLNPMALLGGVPRAVLLPCC
- a CDS encoding tyrosine recombinase XerC is translated as MRLSTAAEDYAAHLTQVRRLSPATVRAYRSDLADLARVTGDPDVDRVALEDLREWLWVATQRGDARSTLARRTASARGFFAWATDTARIDADPSLRLVAPKRSRSLPKVAPADQVAQLLDALAERAQDGDPTALRDHAALELLYAAGIRVSELCGLDVDDLDRSRRTVRVMGKGSKERVVPFGAPALAAIDAYLVRGRPALLERAENRGAARALFLGARGGRLGPRAVYDVVSRVLGPIVGGAAGPHALRHSAATHLLDGGADLRSVQELLGHASLGTTQIYTHVSSERLAAAYRLAHPRA